The following are encoded together in the Brassica napus cultivar Da-Ae chromosome A9, Da-Ae, whole genome shotgun sequence genome:
- the LOC125578058 gene encoding glutathione S-transferase T3-like: MSRKQDLSGSALQITLQLVQRCKEVKNEPIQCKQRWQKMNDLVCKFCGAYAAATRQKTSGQRAKNDQKWCALASTKIDGPQSSSGKRRRYEDGAQSASSEATTNRADHPTARSLGVKASKVACGKGTMVDQQGVAQFQNMVSIKEKDMAMKERLSKMGILGNLISKKEPLFEYEEALKQKLITEMLGD; this comes from the exons ATGAGCAGAAAGCAGGATCTTTCTGGAAGCGCATTGCAAATTACTTTGCAGCTAGTCCAAAGGTGTAAAGAGGTGAAGAACGAGCCTATTCAGTGTAAGCAAAGGTGGCAGAAGATGAACGATCTTGTTTGCAAGTTCTGTGGAGCTTATGCGGCTGCAACAAGACAGAAAACAAGTGGTCAGA GAGCTAAAAACGACCAGAAATGGTGTGCGCTTGCGAGTACTAAAATTGATGGACCACAATCATCAAGCGGTAAGAGGAGGAGGTATGAGGATGGAGCGCAATCAGCAAGCTCTGAAGCAACCACGAATCGAGCTGATCACCCTACCGCACGTTCTCTAGGTGTTAAGGCATCGAAAGTAGCATGTGGTAAGGGAACAATGGTAGATCAGCAGGGTGTCGCTCAGTTTCAAAATATGGTGTCTATCAAAGAGAAAGACATGGCAATGAAAGAGAGACTCTCGAAGATGGGAATTCTAGGCAATCTCATTTCAAAAAAAGAGCCACTCTTTGAATATGAAGAAGCGCTCAAGCAGAAGCTAATCACAGAGATGTTGGGTGATTAG
- the LOC106443960 gene encoding probable inorganic phosphate transporter 1-3 has product MAEQQLGVLKALDVAKTQLYHFTAIVIAGMGFFSDAYDLFCVSLVTKLLGRLYYFNPLSEKPGSLPPHVAAAVNGVALCGTLAGQLFFGWLGDKLGRKKVYGITLIMMIVCSVASGLSFGNKAKGVMTTLCFFRFWLGFGIGGDYPLSATIMSEYANKKTRGAFIAAVFAMQGVGILAGGFVALAVSSIFDKKFPAPTYAVNRALSTPPQADYIWRIIVMFGALPAALTYYWRMKMPETARYTALVAKNIKQATQDMSKVLQVELEMEERAEDIVKDPRLNYGLFSKEFAKRHGLPLLGCTSTWFLLDIAFYSQNLFQKDIFSAIGWIPKAATMNAIHEVFMIARAQTLIALCSTVPGYWFTVAFIDIMGRFAIQLMGFFMMTVFMFAIAFPYDHWIKPDNRIGFVVMYSLTFFFANFGPNATTFIVPAEIFPARLRSTCHGISAATGKAGAIVGAFGFLYAAQPQDKTKTDAGYPPGIGVKNSLIMLGVINFVGMLFTFLVPEPKGKSLEELSGETEVEK; this is encoded by the exons ATGGCTGAACAACAACTAGGAGTGCTGAAGGCACTCGATGTTGCGAAAACGCAACTTTACCATTTCACAGCAATTGTCATCGCTGGAATGGGTTTCTTTTCAGATGCATACGATCTGTTTTGTGTCTCCTTGGTGACCAAGCTTCTTGGCCGCCTCTACTACTTCAATCCATTGTCGGAAAAGCCTGGCTCACTTCCACCTCATGTCGCGGCTGCAGTCAATGGTGTGGCTCTCTGTGGGACTCTTGCTGGTCAGCTATTCTTCGGATGGCTCGGTGACAAACTCGGAAGGAAAAAAGTGTATGGTATCACTTTGATCATGATGATTGTGTGCTCTGTGGCTTCCGGTCTCTCCTTTGGTAACAAAGCCAAGGGTGTCATGACCACTCTTTGCTTCTTCAG gtTTTGGCTGGGATTCGGTATTGGAGGTGATTACCCTCTTTCTGCAACCATTATGTCTGAATACGCTAACAAGAAGACTCGTGGTGCTTTCATCGCTGCCGTTTTCGCCATGCAAGGTGTTGGTATCTTAGCCGGAGGTTTCGTGGCACTTGCTGTCTCTTCCATTTTCGACAAAAAGTTTCCAGCTCCGACCTATGCAGTCAACAGGGCTCTCTCAACGCCTCCACAAGCTGACTATATTTGGAGAATCATCGTCATGTTTGGCGCGCTACCTGCAGCTTTGACTTACTACTGGCGTATGAAGATGCCTGAAACTGCTCGTTACACCGCTTTGGTTGCAAAGAACATCAAACAGGCCACACAAGACATGTCCAAGGTCTTACAAGTGGAGCTTGAGATGGAGGAAAGAGCAGAGGATATCGTTAAAGACCCTAGACTTAACTATGGCTTGTTCTCCAAAGAGTTTGCCAAACGTCATGGTCTTCCCCTCCTTGGATGTACCTCCACATGGTTCTTGCTTGACATTGCATTTTACAGCCAAAacttgtttcaaaaagatatctTTTCGGCTATTGGATGGATCCCAAAGGCAGCAACCATGAACGCAATCCACGAGGTTTTCATGATTGCTAGGGCACAAACACTCATTGCACTTTGCAGTACCGTCCCCGGCTATTGGTTCACGGTTGCATTTATTGATATTATGGGAAGGTTTGCGATTCAGCTAATGGGTTTCTTCATGATGACCGTCTTTATGTTTGCGATTGCCTTCCCTTACGACCACTGGATCAAACCGGACAATCGTATCGGTTTCGTGGTTATGTACTCCCTTACCTTTTTCTTTGCTAACTTTGGTCCAAACGCAACCACCTTCATCGTACCGGCTGAAATCTTCCCAGCCAGGCTAAGGTCCACATGCCACGGAATATCAGCCGCAACAGGCAAAGCCGGAGCCATCGTGGGAGCTTTTGGTTTCCTATACGCAGCTCAACCACAAGACAAGACCAAGACAGATGCAGGATATCCACCGGGCATCGGAGTCAAGAACTCTCTGATCATGCTTGGTGTCATTAACTTTGTCGGTATGCTCTTCACCTTCCTTGTCCCTGAACCCAAAGGTAAGTCCCTTGAAGAGCTCTCCGGTGAGACTGAGGTTGAGAAGTGA